Proteins from a genomic interval of Candidatus Didemnitutus sp.:
- a CDS encoding DUF115 domain-containing protein: MNAATETATAGAGRTWQYPGATTGIVVGPMRPEWLAQLTQARAILWCAGTDDLVRPLTELPTTAVQRIPLDESAPARLAESLPRFLRLDARRLPSVFVALGETEAAQRRLEPLLEWLVAELREQHRARVTRQQDAFRWQQHVLANLDAYAQRPLPEQWRGALAGLPAAVCGAGPSLDVSAARLLAAQEGCVVFAADSALRTLARHGVRADFAVSIDVAKRPEKCLPESGELPGRVILAAVSPPGWRARVDAEKLRFVSSRQITTDWATQRRIPAPAVAVAENCGVTALELARWLGCSPIYLFGLDLALSGRQRHTAAVDATIYARSGFDAEQEFPEVPGNWEPSVPTHALGDWRALNARLATFPAGTVGNVTDRGARLENTCAIRPDEWVMPPAVDKAVRLAALEDAGVSPATGSETAAELRRCGERLDAALPELRAVLASGGPAAVAVALRPWLADATIGRALGAYALKLMPHLLPPTEGDATFWSGLLDELGELSRALAALR, encoded by the coding sequence GTGAACGCCGCGACGGAAACGGCGACAGCCGGCGCAGGGCGGACATGGCAGTATCCGGGCGCGACCACCGGCATCGTCGTGGGACCGATGCGCCCGGAGTGGCTTGCGCAGTTGACGCAGGCGCGGGCGATCCTCTGGTGTGCCGGGACGGACGATTTGGTGCGCCCACTGACGGAACTGCCGACGACGGCGGTGCAGCGCATTCCGTTGGATGAGTCCGCGCCGGCGCGTCTGGCCGAGAGTTTGCCGCGCTTCCTGCGGCTCGATGCCCGGCGATTGCCGTCGGTATTCGTTGCTTTGGGCGAAACCGAGGCGGCGCAACGTCGCCTCGAACCTTTGCTGGAGTGGCTCGTCGCCGAGTTGCGCGAGCAGCACCGGGCGCGGGTGACGCGGCAGCAGGATGCGTTTCGGTGGCAGCAACACGTGTTGGCGAATCTCGACGCCTACGCGCAGCGACCGTTGCCGGAGCAGTGGCGCGGCGCGCTGGCCGGCTTGCCGGCGGCAGTGTGCGGCGCGGGTCCGTCGCTCGATGTCTCGGCGGCGAGATTGTTGGCAGCGCAGGAAGGGTGCGTGGTGTTTGCGGCGGATTCGGCGCTGCGCACGCTGGCGCGGCATGGCGTGCGCGCGGATTTCGCGGTGTCGATCGACGTGGCCAAGCGGCCGGAAAAATGTCTGCCGGAATCGGGTGAGCTGCCGGGACGCGTGATTCTTGCCGCGGTAAGTCCGCCGGGGTGGCGGGCGCGGGTCGACGCGGAGAAACTGCGTTTCGTGAGCAGTCGTCAAATCACGACGGATTGGGCGACGCAGCGCCGCATCCCGGCGCCGGCGGTGGCGGTCGCAGAGAATTGCGGTGTGACTGCGTTGGAGCTCGCGCGCTGGCTGGGTTGTTCGCCGATTTACCTGTTCGGGCTCGATCTCGCACTCAGCGGACGTCAGCGGCACACCGCGGCGGTCGACGCGACGATCTACGCGCGTTCGGGTTTCGACGCGGAGCAGGAATTTCCGGAGGTGCCGGGCAATTGGGAGCCGAGCGTGCCGACGCACGCGCTGGGAGACTGGCGGGCGTTGAACGCGCGGCTGGCGACATTCCCGGCGGGCACGGTTGGCAATGTGACCGATCGCGGCGCGCGGCTTGAAAACACGTGTGCCATCCGACCCGACGAATGGGTGATGCCGCCGGCGGTGGACAAAGCCGTGCGTCTCGCCGCGCTCGAGGATGCCGGTGTCTCGCCTGCGACCGGGTCGGAGACGGCGGCGGAATTGCGGCGCTGCGGCGAGCGCTTGGACGCGGCGTTGCCGGAGTTGCGGGCCGTGCTCGCGAGCGGCGGTCCGGCGGCGGTGGCGGTGGCGCTACGGCCGTGGTTGGCCGATGCGACGATCGGCCGGGCGCTGGGCGCATATGCGCTGAAGCTGATGCCGCACCTGTTGCCGCCGACGGAGGGCGATGCGACTTTCTGGAGCGGGTTGCTCGATGAGCTGGGGGAGCTGTCGCGCGCGTTGGCGGCGCTGCGCTGA
- a CDS encoding flagellin → MSVVINTNYAATVASNNLAASNSSLQKSLNRLSSGSKIVNPSDDAGGLAVSMKFSAAAKRSAAAATNIGNAVSFLQTQDGVLKVAGKVLDRMSELHTLYQDPTKNSDDLANYDAEFTELQSELTSLSDEKFNDVSLFGSTGLTVKVSEDASQTVSLSGKDLSSSTSGVGALTDSASVSSLGDISNLSDITDAIQNVATMRATNGAEQSRLGFASEVLTVNKANLEAANSRITDVDVAEESTQLARWNILVQSGTAMLAQANQSSQVALRLIQ, encoded by the coding sequence ATGTCAGTCGTGATTAATACCAACTACGCGGCGACGGTTGCCTCAAACAACCTGGCCGCTTCGAACTCTAGCTTGCAGAAGAGCCTCAACCGGCTCTCCAGCGGTTCGAAAATCGTCAATCCCTCCGATGATGCCGGCGGTCTCGCCGTGTCGATGAAGTTCTCCGCTGCCGCCAAGCGTTCCGCCGCGGCCGCGACCAACATCGGCAATGCCGTCTCGTTCCTGCAAACCCAGGACGGCGTGCTCAAAGTCGCCGGCAAGGTCCTCGATCGTATGAGCGAACTGCATACGCTCTACCAGGACCCGACCAAGAACAGCGACGACCTCGCGAACTACGACGCCGAGTTCACCGAACTCCAGAGCGAACTCACCTCGCTCAGCGACGAAAAGTTCAACGATGTCAGCCTGTTCGGTTCCACCGGCCTGACGGTGAAGGTCTCCGAGGACGCCTCGCAGACCGTCTCCCTCAGCGGCAAGGACCTCAGCAGCTCGACGTCTGGCGTCGGCGCGCTGACCGACTCCGCGTCGGTCTCGAGCCTCGGCGACATCTCGAACCTGTCTGACATCACCGACGCGATCCAAAACGTCGCGACGATGCGCGCCACCAACGGCGCGGAGCAGAGCCGCCTCGGCTTCGCTTCGGAAGTATTGACGGTCAATAAGGCCAACCTAGAGGCAGCCAACAGCCGCATCACCGATGTCGACGTGGCCGAGGAAAGCACGCAACTCGCGCGCTGGAACATCCTCGTCCAATCCGGCACCGCCATGCTCGCCCAGGCCAACCAGAGCTCCCAAGTCGCTCTGCGCCTCATCCAGTAA
- a CDS encoding flagellin has translation MSVVINSNFAATVASNNLAMSNDMLQKSLNRLSSGSKIVNPADDAGGLAVSMKLSAAAKRSAAANTNIANSISFLQSQDGVLKVTGKVLERLGELHTLYQDPTKNSDDLANYDAEFTELQSELTSLSDEKFNNVSLFGTTALSVPVSEDGGSTVSISGKDLSSSTAGIGALTDTASVASLGDISNLSTITDAIQNVATMRATNGAEQSRLGFAGEVLTVNKANLEAANSRIIDVDVASESTALARYNILVQSGTAMLSQANQSAQIALKLLG, from the coding sequence ATGTCAGTTGTCATCAACAGCAACTTCGCCGCGACTGTCGCGTCGAACAACCTGGCCATGTCGAACGATATGCTCCAAAAGAGCCTCAATCGTCTCTCGAGTGGCTCGAAGATCGTTAACCCCGCGGACGACGCCGGCGGCTTGGCCGTGTCGATGAAGTTGTCCGCCGCCGCCAAGCGCTCCGCCGCGGCCAATACCAACATCGCGAACTCGATTTCGTTCCTGCAGTCGCAGGACGGTGTGCTCAAGGTGACCGGCAAGGTCCTCGAGCGCCTCGGCGAGCTCCACACGCTCTACCAGGATCCCACCAAGAATTCCGACGACCTCGCGAACTACGACGCCGAGTTCACCGAACTCCAGAGCGAGCTCACTTCGCTCAGCGACGAGAAGTTCAACAACGTCTCCCTGTTCGGCACTACCGCCCTGAGCGTGCCCGTCTCTGAGGACGGCGGCTCCACCGTGTCCATCAGTGGCAAGGATCTCTCCAGTTCCACCGCCGGCATCGGCGCACTCACGGACACCGCGTCGGTCGCGAGCCTCGGCGACATCTCGAACCTGTCGACCATCACCGATGCGATCCAGAACGTCGCGACGATGCGCGCCACCAACGGCGCCGAGCAAAGCCGCCTCGGCTTCGCCGGCGAGGTGCTCACGGTCAACAAGGCCAACCTCGAAGCCGCCAACAGCCGAATCATCGACGTCGATGTCGCGAGTGAGAGCACTGCCCTCGCCCGCTACAACATCCTCGTGCAGTCCGGCACGGCCATGCTGTCGCAGGCGAACCAGAGCGCGCAGATCGCGCTCAAGCTCCTGGGTTGA